AACGTATAGATAATGGAAGGGAATGCATAGACTTCTTTCACCGTTTCAAGCATGGGTTCGTTATAGATCTGTACAACCACGCGATCCAGCACGGAGGGATCATGTTCTTTTGCAGCATCCACGAGGGATCTTAACACCTGCTGAATATCCTCATCCTTCTGTTCCTTGGTGTCGGTTACGATATACATATCCGGGTATTTAGCCAGTACATCTATAATGCCATCGGCATCCATGGGTTGATACATACCCAAAATAGGTGTATTCATGAACTCATCATGTGTCAGCGCCCCGGCCTGTTTATCCTCCGAAAGTTCTTCGTCTTGTCCTAACATTTTGCTCATATTTGCGGTCCATTCATGTCTGGCTACGGCTTTGCGATCTGATGTCAGCATAAAGTCGATCTCAAATACACGTGTGCCTTTCTCGTAATTGGCAATCATCGCTTCATAGGCGTTGGTATATGGTTGATCCCGAATGCTGCCCATCGCATGGGCGATTAATCTATAGGCGGTAAATCCGTCCCGTTGTTCCTCACTCTCGCTTTCATAGGCGAAAAAGAGTGTGCCCACGGTAACGATCAGTAGTATTAACACGGCAGCAATGCGTTTCATATCACATTCACATCCTCAGTACCTTTTTGTTAGCTAACTACCCGAATTGAGGAGGTGCAAAACAAAATAGCCGCTCGAAAGCGGCTGTTAAAAGGTGGATAGACTTTTAGGATAAAGCGCGGACCATCAAGATGCTCAGTCCTTTTGCTATACACTTAACTCTTTCAAAAATGCAATCAGCGCCTCACGCCAATGTCTCAGAGGTTCCAGATCGTTCGTTCGAATCGCCAGATGATCCATCACCGAGTATGCAGGACGAGGGGCTGGACGCGGAAACTGATCGGTTGTGCATGGCGTAAGTTCAGCTGTCGGCTCGAACCCACTCTGCTTACTTGCTTCTTCTCTTATTACCTGTGCAAACTCGTACCATGTGCAAATTCCTGAATTGGAAGCATGATAGATGCCGTACTTTTCACTTACGGAAAGGAGATGGATGAATCGTGCAAGATCCACCGTGTAGGTAGGCGAACCTTGTTGGTCATGAACAACTTGCAGTTGTGGACGCTTCGCCATAAGTTCCAGCATGGTTTTGACAAAATTACTGCCATGCACGCCAAACACCCATGATGTTCGAATGATAAACCATTGCGTACACAAACTTTGAACCAGACGTTCCCCGGCAAGCTTCGACTTGCCATAAACACTCTGCGGATTCGTTACATCGTATTCTCGGTATGGTGTAGTCCCGCTCCCATCAAATACATAATCGGTACTGATATATACCAGTTTTGCTTTCACACTCTCGGCGGCAACTGCAATATTTCTAGTACCTGATGCATTGATTGCGTATGCTGTATCTACATCTACCTCAGCCTGATCGACCGCCGTGTAAGCAGCGCAGTGAATAATGATGTGCGGTCGGAACGTTGTAATTATATCTGTGCACTGCTGTTGATCGGTAATATCCATCTGGTTCTTGTCACAGGCCAATACCTGATGACCCTCTGCTTGGAAGGTCTTCACCACATCATAACCCAGCTGTCCCGCTGCGCCAGTCACCATAACTCTATAGTTCATTTGGATGAATCACCCATCCGTTTACCGTACTGAAGCTGAACATAGTCCTGATATGTGCCTGCTTGAATTCTCGTCCACCAATCTTGATGTTTCAGATACCATTGGATCGTCTCCTTGATCCCTGTCTCAAAATTGTGTGCAGGTTGCCAGCCAAGCTCTGTACGTATCTTGGTAGGATCTATACCGTAACGTCGGTCATGTCCCAACCGATCTTGTACATATTGTATCAAACTCGCTGGCTTACCCAGTTGCTCCAATACGCTCTCCACAATGTATATATTAGTACGTTCATTATTACCACCAATGTTGTATACTTCTCCAGATTGTCCATTATGAATCACCAGATCAATCGCACTGCAGTGATCTTCGACATAAAGCCAGTCACGAATATTGAGCCCGTCACCATATACCGGGATGGCTTCATCATTCAATGCACGGGATATAATCAGCGGAATCAGTTTCTCCGGGAATTGAAAAGGCCCGTAGTTATTAGAGCAACGTGTAATATTTACAGGCAGTCCAAACGTTTCATGATAGGCTCTTACGAGCAGATCCCCGCCAGCTTTACTTGCAGAGTAAGGACTGTTAGGCATCAGAGGGGTATCTTCAGTAAATAAACCTGTTGCACCTAGTGATCCATATACCTCATCTGTCGATACCTGAACAAATTTGGTGACTTGATATTTCTTTGCCGCATCCAATAGAACCTGAGTACCCATCACATTGGTACGCACAAAGATATCCGGGGACAGAATACT
The window above is part of the Paenibacillus sp. 1781tsa1 genome. Proteins encoded here:
- a CDS encoding phosphatidylinositol-specific phospholipase C/glycerophosphodiester phosphodiesterase family protein, coding for MKRIAAVLILLIVTVGTLFFAYESESEEQRDGFTAYRLIAHAMGSIRDQPYTNAYEAMIANYEKGTRVFEIDFMLTSDRKAVARHEWTANMSKMLGQDEELSEDKQAGALTHDEFMNTPILGMYQPMDADGIIDVLAKYPDMYIVTDTKEQKDEDIQQVLRSLVDAAKEHDPSVLDRVVVQIYNEPMLETVKEVYAFPSIIYTLYATQDTEDQVVDFVQKNDIDAVTMPEYKVNQNFVTKLNSAGSVTYVHTINDTEQVANYEKWGVYGVYSDVLTEQELDEMNTRFAWKP
- the rfbB gene encoding dTDP-glucose 4,6-dehydratase — encoded protein: MKLLVTGGAGFIGSNFVLYMLREHPSYEIINVDALTYAGNLENLHTVESNPRYTFIQADIADVQQMEAVFSQGIDVVVNFAAESHVDRSILSPDIFVRTNVMGTQVLLDAAKKYQVTKFVQVSTDEVYGSLGATGLFTEDTPLMPNSPYSASKAGGDLLVRAYHETFGLPVNITRCSNNYGPFQFPEKLIPLIISRALNDEAIPVYGDGLNIRDWLYVEDHCSAIDLVIHNGQSGEVYNIGGNNERTNIYIVESVLEQLGKPASLIQYVQDRLGHDRRYGIDPTKIRTELGWQPAHNFETGIKETIQWYLKHQDWWTRIQAGTYQDYVQLQYGKRMGDSSK
- the rfbD gene encoding dTDP-4-dehydrorhamnose reductase — protein: MNYRVMVTGAAGQLGYDVVKTFQAEGHQVLACDKNQMDITDQQQCTDIITTFRPHIIIHCAAYTAVDQAEVDVDTAYAINASGTRNIAVAAESVKAKLVYISTDYVFDGSGTTPYREYDVTNPQSVYGKSKLAGERLVQSLCTQWFIIRTSWVFGVHGSNFVKTMLELMAKRPQLQVVHDQQGSPTYTVDLARFIHLLSVSEKYGIYHASNSGICTWYEFAQVIREEASKQSGFEPTAELTPCTTDQFPRPAPRPAYSVMDHLAIRTNDLEPLRHWREALIAFLKELSV